The proteins below come from a single Desulfitobacterium metallireducens DSM 15288 genomic window:
- the glgD gene encoding glucose-1-phosphate adenylyltransferase subunit GlgD yields MRSVIGIIFGNTRSDLLQGLTQERPIAAVPFGGKFRLLDFALSSLVNSGIRTVGLITPQHYRSVLDHTGAGKDWYLDRKSGGLFVLPGANHGLISEQSQFLIKDIALNIEFLEKDVSENVVITNCNQVYNINYRDAINFHEKKQADITMLYKKSDQSSDLEGRMVLALDEGQTVQALVEKEGKEDPASIQPYFIDMFIIRRKLLLELIRGYKPIDTIDLQEAIRDNINLLKVYAFRTNAYIGRIRSIADYFNRNMDLLNPEISEELLQSKNRLYTKVRDKPPTFYSSSANVRDSLLTCECLLDGEVEHSILSRGVVVKPGAKVKNSILMQKCVIAENAVLENVILDKFVEVKEGNVLKGSRNNPLVISKKSMI; encoded by the coding sequence ATGAGGAGTGTTATTGGCATCATTTTTGGAAATACCCGTTCCGATTTACTTCAAGGCTTGACTCAGGAGCGGCCGATTGCAGCTGTTCCTTTTGGCGGAAAATTTCGGCTCCTCGATTTCGCTTTATCTAGTCTCGTCAATTCAGGAATTCGAACGGTAGGGTTAATTACTCCCCAACATTACCGGTCTGTACTTGATCATACAGGTGCCGGTAAAGATTGGTACCTGGACCGTAAATCTGGCGGACTATTCGTATTACCTGGAGCTAATCATGGCTTAATCAGTGAGCAATCCCAATTTTTGATTAAGGATATCGCCCTTAACATTGAATTTTTGGAAAAGGATGTTTCTGAAAATGTTGTAATCACGAACTGTAACCAAGTTTATAATATCAATTATCGAGATGCTATTAACTTTCACGAGAAAAAGCAAGCCGATATTACAATGCTTTATAAAAAGTCAGACCAATCTAGTGATCTTGAGGGAAGAATGGTCTTAGCTTTGGATGAGGGGCAAACCGTCCAAGCTTTGGTGGAGAAAGAAGGAAAAGAGGATCCCGCGAGTATTCAGCCCTATTTCATAGATATGTTTATCATTCGTCGTAAACTATTATTAGAGTTAATCAGAGGCTATAAGCCCATTGATACGATCGATCTCCAAGAAGCTATTAGGGATAACATAAACTTACTCAAAGTTTATGCATTTCGAACCAACGCCTATATTGGTAGGATCCGCTCCATTGCGGATTATTTTAATCGAAATATGGATCTCTTGAATCCAGAGATCAGCGAAGAGCTCCTACAGAGCAAGAATCGCCTTTATACTAAAGTTCGTGATAAACCTCCAACCTTCTACAGTTCAAGTGCTAATGTTCGAGATTCTCTACTGACATGTGAATGTTTACTCGATGGAGAAGTTGAGCATTCAATCTTATCCCGAGGAGTGGTGGTTAAACCCGGTGCTAAAGTTAAAAATAGTATTCTTATGCAGAAATGTGTTATCGCTGAGAATGCAGTTCTTGAAAATGTAATTCTTGATAAATTCGTGGAAGTCAAAGAGGGGAATGTCCTAAAGGGAAGTCGAAATAATCCCTTGGTTATTTCTAAAAAGTCGATGATTTAG
- a CDS encoding glucose-6-phosphate isomerase — protein sequence MTESFWQKFKNSFYAYSDLNLMLDISHMTISENFFSQMAPQMEKIYAQIDLLEKGAIANPDENRRVGHYWLRNPELAPDMEIAQAIQENIENIKVFTQQIHSGKIRPENGGIFKNILLIGVGGSCLGPQFVSEALGTNKDQMVLYFIDNTDPDGMDQIFTRLEPELDSTLCIVISKSGGTLETRNGMLEAKNRYHIKSLDFSKHAVSITQVGSKLYQTSQSERWLRSFPMWDWVGGRTSVLSAVGLVGLALQGIDIDSLLAGARLCDEKTRGVITSQNPASLLALMWYKATEGKGGKQMVMLPYKDRLVLFSKYLQQLIMESLGKEKDLEGRIVHQGLAVFGNKGSTDQHSYVQQLLEGSDNFFVTFIEVLRDRVQLSPILADNSTSGDYLQASLLGTRAALTMKGRESITITISDVTPFSIGMLISLFERAVSIYALLVNVNAYHQPAVEMGKTCTGEAITLKNCVLAFLRAHRNQKFTVEELVEQLDCPNTEELIFKLLVHLRSNPDHSVKLKKHENIFDDQYYVE from the coding sequence TTGACCGAATCATTTTGGCAAAAATTCAAGAACAGTTTTTACGCATATTCTGATTTGAATCTAATGCTTGATATTAGCCATATGACGATCTCAGAAAATTTCTTTAGTCAAATGGCTCCTCAAATGGAGAAGATATACGCTCAAATTGATTTATTGGAAAAAGGCGCAATTGCGAATCCGGATGAAAACCGAAGGGTAGGACATTACTGGTTAAGAAATCCCGAATTAGCTCCAGACATGGAGATAGCGCAAGCCATTCAAGAAAATATAGAAAATATAAAGGTATTTACGCAACAAATTCATAGCGGAAAAATTCGTCCTGAAAACGGGGGCATCTTTAAAAATATTCTGCTTATTGGAGTCGGAGGTTCTTGTTTAGGGCCTCAGTTTGTCTCAGAAGCACTTGGAACTAATAAAGATCAAATGGTGTTATACTTTATTGATAATACTGACCCTGATGGGATGGATCAGATTTTTACACGGTTAGAACCTGAGCTCGATTCTACCCTCTGTATTGTAATATCTAAAAGTGGCGGAACGCTCGAAACGAGAAATGGAATGCTCGAAGCCAAAAACCGCTATCACATAAAATCTTTAGATTTTTCGAAACATGCAGTAAGTATTACGCAAGTAGGAAGTAAGCTATATCAAACGTCTCAATCCGAAAGATGGCTTCGGTCATTTCCCATGTGGGATTGGGTGGGGGGTAGAACTTCTGTCCTCTCAGCAGTAGGGCTCGTCGGGCTCGCATTGCAGGGGATTGATATTGATTCTTTGCTGGCTGGTGCTCGGCTCTGTGATGAAAAAACGCGAGGTGTTATAACTTCACAAAATCCAGCGTCTCTTCTCGCCTTAATGTGGTATAAGGCCACCGAAGGCAAGGGGGGCAAGCAAATGGTGATGCTTCCATATAAGGATCGACTTGTACTTTTCTCGAAATACTTACAGCAACTTATCATGGAGTCTTTAGGAAAAGAGAAAGACCTCGAAGGACGCATTGTACATCAAGGTCTAGCCGTTTTCGGAAATAAAGGTTCGACAGACCAGCATTCTTATGTTCAGCAACTCCTCGAGGGTTCAGATAATTTTTTCGTCACGTTTATCGAAGTGTTGAGGGATCGAGTTCAACTCTCCCCAATCCTCGCTGATAATAGCACAAGCGGAGATTATCTTCAGGCTTCTCTACTCGGAACACGCGCAGCCTTGACGATGAAAGGTCGTGAATCGATCACGATCACGATTTCTGACGTTACGCCGTTCTCAATTGGAATGCTCATCAGCCTTTTTGAACGGGCTGTCAGTATCTATGCTCTCTTAGTGAATGTCAACGCCTATCATCAGCCTGCTGTGGAAATGGGAAAAACATGTACGGGAGAAGCTATTACGCTTAAGAATTGTGTCCTCGCTTTCTTGCGTGCGCACCGCAATCAGAAATTTACGGTGGAGGAATTGGTTGAACAATTAGACTGTCCGAATACTGAAGAACTTATTTTTAAGCTATTAGTTCATTTACGATCGAATCCCGATCATTCGGTTAAGCTTAAGAAGCATGAGAATATCTTTGATGATCAGTATTATGTAGAATAA
- a CDS encoding iron-containing alcohol dehydrogenase, with amino-acid sequence MRNFNYSTPTQIFFGKDQINVLSEQIRIFGGSRVLLVYGGGSIKRIGLYDKVLEILKTNDLSLFELGGIDPNPRIESVRQGIKICRDNNLDFVLAVGGGSSIDCAKLIAAGFYYESDPWNLMIGKAKCEKTLPLGSILTLSATGSEMDNFSVISNLEAHQKIGLGNAVLVPKFSILDPTYTYSVPKKQTAAGTADIMSHTIENYFTVVKGAYLQSRLAEGILKTCIQYAPIALEDPENYEARANLMWSSSLAINGLLSYGKERNWSCHPMEHELSAYYDITHGEGLAILTPYWMEYVLNDATVEQFKDYGINVWGLKPNEDPYIIAQQAITKTREFFVSLGLPSTLRDVNIGEENLKVMAKAATKKGTIGEFRPLTTEDVYNIYKSAL; translated from the coding sequence ATGCGAAATTTTAATTATTCTACTCCAACTCAAATCTTTTTTGGTAAAGATCAGATAAACGTCTTGTCCGAACAAATTCGAATTTTTGGAGGTTCACGCGTTCTTCTCGTTTATGGCGGCGGAAGCATTAAACGCATAGGACTCTATGACAAAGTGCTTGAAATATTAAAAACTAATGATCTTTCGCTCTTTGAATTAGGCGGGATTGATCCCAATCCCCGAATTGAGAGCGTTCGACAAGGTATTAAAATTTGTCGAGATAATAACCTCGACTTTGTTCTCGCCGTAGGGGGCGGAAGCTCAATTGATTGCGCTAAACTTATCGCAGCAGGCTTCTATTATGAGTCAGACCCCTGGAATTTAATGATTGGCAAAGCAAAATGTGAAAAAACACTACCTCTTGGCTCCATTCTAACACTCTCTGCCACTGGTTCAGAAATGGATAATTTCTCAGTGATTAGCAACCTGGAAGCTCATCAGAAAATAGGTCTAGGCAACGCTGTCCTGGTCCCTAAATTTTCAATTCTTGACCCAACCTATACCTATAGCGTCCCTAAAAAACAGACTGCTGCTGGAACAGCGGATATTATGAGCCATACTATCGAAAATTATTTTACGGTGGTTAAGGGGGCCTATCTGCAAAGTCGGTTGGCAGAGGGAATTTTAAAGACCTGTATCCAATATGCTCCAATTGCCTTAGAAGATCCTGAAAATTATGAAGCAAGAGCTAACTTAATGTGGTCTTCCAGCCTAGCTATCAATGGGCTCTTAAGTTATGGGAAGGAAAGAAATTGGAGTTGCCATCCTATGGAGCACGAATTAAGTGCCTATTATGATATTACCCATGGTGAAGGCCTTGCGATTTTGACCCCATACTGGATGGAATATGTTTTAAATGATGCTACAGTTGAACAATTTAAAGATTACGGAATCAATGTTTGGGGTTTAAAACCTAATGAAGATCCCTATATCATCGCTCAACAAGCCATCACGAAAACGAGAGAATTCTTCGTTTCTTTAGGTCTACCATCAACGCTTCGCGATGTAAATATTGGCGAAGAAAATTTAAAAGTTATGGCCAAAGCTGCAACAAAAAAAGGAACGATCGGTGAATTCCGACCGCTCACTACTGAAGATGTCTATAATATTTATAAATCAGCACTATAA
- a CDS encoding glucose-1-phosphate adenylyltransferase produces the protein MLKKECVAMLLAGGQGSRLGCLTRNIAKPAVSFGGKYRIIDFSLSNCSHSNIDTVGVVTQYKPFILNSYIGTGSAWDLDRAFGGVNILPPYMGETEGSWYKGTANAIYQNIDFINHYDPEYVLIISGDHIYKMNYVTLLEFHKEKEAEVTISTLEVPWKEATRFGIMSVDEDYKITKFQEKPYQPESNLASMGVYLFNWSVLKEALIEDEMDEDSEHDFGKNVIPMLLNQGRKLYAYSFQGYWKDVGTIESYYQASMESLRSQESVNLFDPEFRILSNDTVQTPHYVGVDAKIENSLICNGCIVLGKVSNSILAPGVYVGEASEVKDSIVLPHAKIDANTYIEKAIIGEKTEIQSHCLIRPVGKYSSAHSGITVVQDHDIVPQGTVLEAGGLCR, from the coding sequence ATGCTAAAAAAAGAGTGTGTCGCTATGTTATTAGCTGGGGGGCAGGGGAGCCGGTTAGGCTGCCTAACCCGGAATATCGCTAAACCTGCCGTTTCTTTTGGGGGAAAATATCGAATTATTGATTTTAGCCTGAGTAATTGTTCGCATTCGAACATCGACACGGTAGGGGTAGTGACCCAATATAAGCCTTTTATTCTCAATTCCTATATTGGTACAGGTTCAGCCTGGGATCTTGATCGAGCTTTTGGCGGAGTCAATATTCTTCCACCCTATATGGGTGAAACTGAGGGTAGTTGGTATAAGGGAACTGCTAATGCGATTTATCAAAATATCGATTTTATCAATCACTATGACCCTGAGTATGTGCTCATAATTTCAGGTGATCACATTTATAAAATGAACTATGTTACACTTTTAGAATTTCATAAGGAAAAGGAGGCAGAGGTGACCATCTCGACACTAGAAGTTCCATGGAAAGAAGCCACACGTTTTGGAATTATGAGTGTGGACGAAGATTATAAAATCACAAAGTTCCAGGAAAAACCATATCAGCCGGAAAGTAATCTGGCCTCAATGGGAGTTTATCTTTTTAACTGGTCAGTCTTGAAAGAAGCACTCATTGAAGATGAAATGGATGAGGATTCTGAACATGACTTTGGAAAGAATGTTATTCCTATGTTACTTAATCAAGGAAGAAAACTCTACGCCTATTCTTTTCAAGGGTATTGGAAGGATGTGGGAACGATAGAAAGCTATTACCAGGCGAGCATGGAGTCGTTACGTTCTCAAGAGTCAGTTAACCTTTTTGACCCTGAATTTAGAATTTTATCCAATGATACGGTTCAAACTCCGCATTATGTGGGGGTAGATGCGAAGATCGAAAACAGTCTGATTTGTAATGGTTGCATTGTATTGGGAAAGGTCAGCAATTCAATCTTGGCGCCAGGGGTTTATGTCGGTGAAGCATCTGAAGTTAAGGATAGTATTGTTCTTCCTCACGCTAAAATCGACGCAAATACGTATATAGAAAAAGCCATTATCGGCGAAAAGACTGAAATTCAGAGCCACTGCTTGATTCGGCCTGTGGGTAAATATAGCTCAGCCCATTCAGGCATAACTGTTGTACAGGATCATGATATTGTCCCCCAAGGTACAGTCCTCGAGGCAGGAGGGCTATGCCGTTAA
- a CDS encoding type II toxin-antitoxin system RatA family toxin, which produces MQHLMASDCRLYSYPPEKIYEVLSDIPGYAKWWPWGVRVKKIEQSLDRIGDKIEVWASGGWFRCSVNDLRPNERVEIVYYAGVVLGETYWTITPQEDGSTRVCYTIDVELNGLLPKLMGVVIDFSAIHSFQFKRVLACLDNYLRRTN; this is translated from the coding sequence ATGCAGCATTTAATGGCCAGTGATTGTCGTCTTTATTCTTATCCTCCAGAAAAAATATATGAGGTACTCTCTGATATCCCAGGATATGCTAAATGGTGGCCATGGGGAGTTAGAGTTAAGAAAATTGAGCAAAGTTTAGATAGAATCGGAGATAAAATTGAAGTCTGGGCTTCTGGTGGCTGGTTCAGATGTTCAGTAAACGACCTGCGGCCCAATGAACGGGTTGAAATTGTATATTATGCTGGTGTTGTTCTAGGGGAAACGTATTGGACAATTACGCCCCAAGAGGATGGAAGCACAAGGGTTTGCTATACGATCGATGTAGAGCTAAATGGTTTGCTCCCGAAACTTATGGGGGTTGTTATTGATTTTTCAGCGATTCATTCTTTCCAATTTAAGAGAGTACTCGCGTGTTTAGATAATTATCTTCGGAGAACGAATTAA
- a CDS encoding glycogen/starch/alpha-glucan phosphorylase has protein sequence MFFDKESFKQAYLEKFAEAEGKTLDEGTSWDKYHALVLLLKEKVSLCRALTNEAYSREKEKQVYYFSMEFLIGKLLPFYLVNMEILNLVREGLADLNINLDELLAQESDAGLGNGGLGRLAACFLDSMSFKGIKGHGNGIHYKYGLFEQKIINGFQAEIADNWLKNGYPWEMRKPDKSVVVRFKGEVRMESLKGKLTFVQENYEPILAVPYDIPVFSYRNPFYINNLRLWSAEPMAAGLDLDLFNRGEFKQAQSYKSEVEAISSILYPEDSHIAGRELRLKQEYFFVAAGLGSILQSYKKGNTLLLDFAQWVAIHINDTHAALCIPELMRLLIDEEGLGWDEAWKITVESTSYTNHTIMPEALEKWSVEMIQSLLPRIYMIIEEIDRRFREEHILNFPEDPELPAFAGVIRHGQVHMAHLAIIGSHSINGVAKLHSRLLTEQVFPQFNRIYSKRFNNKTNGVSHRRFLYAANPGLSHLITEAIGPHWKRDAEELQKLEVFLNDQSFLEQLAKVKLNNKLRLIKHVKEKQGIVLDPSSLFDVQVKRIHAYKRQLLNVFKIMNLYNQLKANPNYFIEPQTFIFGGKAAPGYHYAKTLIKLINTLAQKINTDKDVNEIIKLVFLENFNVSLAELIYPAADISEQISTAGREASGTGNMKFMMNGALTLGTLDGANIEIREAVGEENIFIFGLKAEEVLHYAYQGSYKAWDEYLQNPDLKRILDQLVCGYFQEVGGEFITIHDSLLHYNDEFFVLKDFCSYYETYQKILNLYIQKKEWSRSTLVNIARSGCFSSDRTVSEYAEKIWNIRCR, from the coding sequence TTGTTTTTCGATAAAGAGAGTTTTAAGCAAGCCTACTTAGAGAAATTCGCTGAAGCGGAAGGAAAAACACTCGATGAAGGGACTTCCTGGGATAAGTATCATGCGCTCGTCCTTCTGCTTAAGGAAAAGGTGAGTTTATGCCGTGCTTTGACCAATGAGGCCTATTCCCGCGAAAAAGAAAAACAAGTGTATTACTTTTCAATGGAGTTTTTGATTGGAAAGCTTCTGCCATTCTATTTAGTCAACATGGAAATTTTAAATTTAGTCAGAGAAGGGTTAGCAGATCTTAACATCAATCTCGATGAGCTGTTAGCACAAGAAAGTGATGCTGGCTTAGGAAATGGTGGGTTAGGGCGGTTAGCAGCATGTTTTCTCGATTCCATGTCTTTCAAGGGAATTAAGGGCCATGGGAACGGTATCCATTATAAATATGGATTATTCGAGCAAAAGATAATCAATGGTTTTCAAGCTGAAATCGCAGATAACTGGCTTAAAAATGGATATCCTTGGGAAATGCGTAAACCGGATAAATCGGTTGTTGTTCGCTTCAAGGGGGAGGTGCGAATGGAATCGCTTAAAGGGAAATTAACCTTCGTCCAAGAGAATTATGAACCCATCTTGGCTGTTCCTTATGATATACCGGTTTTTAGTTATCGAAATCCATTTTACATCAATAACTTACGTCTCTGGAGTGCAGAGCCGATGGCTGCAGGTTTAGATTTGGATTTATTTAATAGGGGCGAATTTAAACAAGCCCAGAGCTATAAATCGGAAGTTGAAGCTATTTCTTCGATTCTATATCCTGAGGATAGTCACATTGCAGGGCGAGAGCTGCGTTTAAAGCAGGAGTACTTCTTCGTAGCAGCAGGCCTAGGGTCAATTTTACAGAGTTATAAAAAGGGAAATACGTTACTTTTAGATTTTGCGCAGTGGGTAGCTATTCATATCAATGATACCCATGCAGCACTCTGCATTCCTGAGTTAATGCGACTGCTAATAGATGAAGAAGGCTTGGGCTGGGATGAAGCTTGGAAGATAACGGTAGAGTCGACAAGCTATACGAATCATACTATTATGCCTGAAGCTCTTGAAAAATGGTCAGTTGAAATGATTCAATCCCTTCTCCCTCGAATTTATATGATTATCGAAGAAATCGATCGCCGTTTCCGTGAAGAACATATTCTTAACTTTCCAGAAGATCCAGAACTCCCTGCTTTTGCAGGAGTGATTCGTCATGGGCAGGTTCATATGGCTCATCTGGCGATTATCGGAAGTCATTCCATTAACGGAGTCGCGAAACTTCATTCCCGTTTACTCACAGAACAGGTCTTTCCTCAATTTAATAGGATTTACTCGAAACGCTTTAATAACAAAACGAATGGGGTAAGTCACCGACGTTTTCTTTATGCCGCAAATCCTGGATTATCCCATCTCATAACAGAGGCGATTGGCCCCCATTGGAAAAGGGATGCAGAAGAACTCCAAAAACTTGAAGTTTTTCTTAATGATCAGAGCTTTCTTGAACAATTGGCAAAAGTCAAATTGAATAATAAACTTCGCCTTATCAAGCATGTTAAGGAAAAACAGGGGATAGTTCTTGACCCTTCTTCTTTGTTCGATGTCCAAGTGAAGCGAATTCATGCCTATAAGAGACAACTTTTAAATGTCTTTAAAATTATGAATCTCTATAACCAGTTAAAAGCGAATCCCAATTATTTTATAGAACCCCAAACTTTTATTTTTGGGGGAAAAGCTGCACCTGGTTACCATTATGCAAAGACCTTGATCAAACTGATTAACACCCTTGCTCAGAAAATCAATACAGACAAAGACGTGAATGAAATAATTAAGCTTGTCTTTCTTGAGAATTTTAATGTTTCTTTAGCAGAATTGATCTATCCGGCTGCCGATATCAGTGAACAAATTTCGACAGCGGGCAGAGAAGCCTCGGGGACGGGAAATATGAAATTCATGATGAATGGAGCACTGACATTAGGGACCTTGGATGGCGCCAATATAGAGATCCGCGAAGCGGTCGGAGAGGAAAATATTTTTATTTTCGGGCTCAAGGCTGAAGAAGTTCTTCATTATGCTTATCAAGGCAGTTATAAAGCGTGGGATGAGTATCTGCAGAATCCTGATTTAAAACGGATTCTAGATCAACTGGTTTGTGGTTACTTTCAAGAGGTTGGTGGAGAATTTATTACGATTCATGATTCACTTCTCCACTATAATGATGAGTTTTTTGTACTTAAGGATTTTTGCTCCTATTACGAAACCTATCAGAAAATACTTAACCTCTACATTCAGAAAAAAGAGTGGTCGCGATCTACCCTTGTTAATATCGCACGATCAGGGTGCTTTTCCAGTGACAGGACGGTAAGCGAATATGCTGAGAAAATATGGAACATCCGGTGTCGCTAA
- the glk gene encoding glucokinase yields the protein MVLNKEDKELRNPMILAGDIGGTNTRLGIFEQSGSELCLVRQKKQASTGWQDLVPVIYDFLKNAGVSPEEIESGCLSFAGPIQDNHCQLTNLGKTIDLERVQKSINIETRLSFCNDLVALGYGLLSLKPSQLDCLTTKKSACSYTHLPSFNRAILAPGTGLGESLIIEEQYVMPTEGAHGDFAPRSELEVRLWRFLHLEFGHVSNERILSGPGLTRLYRFFLNEAGKDDQTSSLLSPEVITQKAIAKSCPVCEHALNLFLEILGAEAGNLALRSLAFGGIYLGGGIVPKLLPQLHEGRFLNAFYDKGRFCELLESIPVYVILDEKTALYGAARYAILQRD from the coding sequence ATGGTATTAAACAAAGAAGACAAGGAGTTGAGAAATCCCATGATTTTAGCTGGCGATATTGGAGGTACGAATACACGGCTTGGTATATTTGAACAAAGCGGATCCGAGCTTTGTCTGGTAAGACAAAAAAAACAAGCCAGCACAGGCTGGCAAGATTTAGTACCTGTAATATATGATTTTTTAAAGAATGCAGGCGTAAGCCCAGAGGAGATAGAGTCAGGCTGTTTGAGTTTTGCTGGGCCTATCCAAGACAATCACTGTCAGTTAACCAATCTTGGCAAAACGATAGATTTAGAGCGCGTTCAAAAATCCATAAATATTGAAACACGTCTGAGTTTTTGTAATGATCTCGTTGCACTTGGTTATGGGCTTCTGTCACTGAAGCCATCGCAACTTGACTGTCTTACCACAAAAAAATCAGCTTGTTCCTACACACATTTACCCTCTTTTAATCGAGCAATCCTTGCTCCAGGAACAGGCTTAGGGGAATCCCTTATCATAGAAGAACAATACGTAATGCCCACCGAAGGGGCACATGGTGATTTCGCTCCCCGAAGTGAGTTAGAGGTGCGCTTATGGCGTTTTCTTCATCTCGAATTCGGACATGTAAGCAATGAAAGAATCCTGTCCGGGCCGGGACTTACACGCCTTTATCGTTTCTTCCTGAATGAAGCGGGCAAAGATGATCAAACTTCTTCCCTACTCTCTCCAGAAGTAATTACTCAAAAAGCAATTGCTAAAAGCTGTCCAGTATGTGAACATGCTCTTAACCTTTTCCTTGAAATTCTAGGAGCAGAAGCAGGCAATTTAGCCCTCAGAAGTTTAGCGTTCGGTGGAATTTATCTTGGAGGCGGAATTGTACCTAAGCTGCTCCCGCAGTTACATGAGGGAAGGTTTCTCAACGCGTTTTATGATAAAGGTAGATTTTGCGAGTTACTCGAAAGTATCCCCGTCTATGTCATTCTAGACGAAAAAACGGCTCTCTATGGAGCCGCTCGATATGCGATTCTTCAACGAGATTAA
- the queC gene encoding 7-cyano-7-deazaguanine synthase QueC codes for MKKAVILLSGGLDSTTCMSVAHQEGYELYPISFNYGQRHQRELESAKAVASFYRVKEHRIFEIDYVGGSALTDPSISVPAYQEAEGIPVTYVPARNILFLSYALGYAEVLGAEAIFIGVSSIDYSGYPDCRPEFIEAFQQVVKVGTKAGVDGKAMTIRTPLIQLSKAATIQLAMANGAPLHLTTSCYQGGEKACGICDSCTLRLKGFKEAGLVDPIPYETFSV; via the coding sequence ATGAAAAAAGCCGTTATTTTACTTTCTGGAGGATTAGATAGCACTACATGTATGAGTGTAGCTCATCAAGAAGGTTATGAGCTTTATCCAATCTCTTTTAACTACGGACAAAGACACCAAAGAGAACTTGAGAGTGCCAAAGCAGTGGCATCTTTTTATCGGGTTAAGGAGCACCGTATTTTTGAGATCGATTATGTAGGAGGAAGCGCTCTGACGGATCCTTCGATATCCGTACCTGCATATCAAGAAGCAGAGGGAATCCCAGTAACTTATGTTCCAGCTCGCAATATTCTTTTCTTAAGTTATGCTCTAGGATATGCCGAGGTTCTTGGTGCTGAAGCCATATTCATTGGGGTGAGTTCAATTGATTACAGCGGTTATCCAGATTGCCGTCCTGAGTTTATCGAAGCTTTCCAACAAGTTGTTAAGGTAGGAACGAAAGCAGGTGTTGATGGAAAAGCGATGACTATTAGAACACCTCTTATTCAACTTTCAAAAGCGGCTACAATCCAGTTGGCAATGGCGAATGGCGCGCCTCTGCACCTGACGACAAGTTGCTATCAGGGAGGGGAAAAGGCGTGTGGGATCTGCGATAGCTGTACTTTACGTCTTAAAGGGTTTAAAGAAGCTGGATTAGTTGATCCTATTCCGTATGAGACTTTTTCCGTTTGA
- a CDS encoding VUT family protein: MFIVIAYLAANVLSNISVAYFGPISTPINAFLLIAFDLVSRDALHERWHHKNLKLKMILLIGTGAILSYLVNRGAGQIAIASFVAFLLTGLADTLVYHFLRDEPKLIKVNGSNLVSAAVDSIAFPTLAFGSFIPWVILGQFLAKALGGYIWSLVLFHGNNNGKKGEATA; the protein is encoded by the coding sequence ATGTTTATCGTTATTGCATATCTCGCCGCAAATGTTTTATCCAATATATCTGTAGCGTATTTTGGACCCATTTCAACCCCGATCAATGCCTTTCTGTTGATCGCTTTTGATCTTGTTTCGCGTGATGCTTTACATGAGCGATGGCATCATAAAAATCTTAAGCTCAAAATGATACTCCTCATTGGGACAGGTGCAATCTTATCCTATTTAGTGAATAGGGGAGCGGGACAAATTGCTATTGCGTCGTTTGTCGCCTTTCTACTTACAGGATTAGCGGATACCTTAGTTTATCATTTTCTAAGGGATGAACCCAAGCTAATTAAAGTAAATGGATCTAATCTTGTATCTGCAGCAGTCGATTCAATAGCCTTTCCAACGCTTGCTTTTGGCAGTTTTATCCCTTGGGTTATTTTGGGGCAATTTTTAGCAAAAGCTTTGGGAGGATATATTTGGTCTTTAGTTCTTTTTCATGGGAATAATAATGGGAAGAAGGGGGAAGCAACAGCATGA